A DNA window from Camelina sativa cultivar DH55 chromosome 17, Cs, whole genome shotgun sequence contains the following coding sequences:
- the LOC109129919 gene encoding uncharacterized protein LOC109129919, which translates to MALTGNNPQLITELLQSLNEEFHMKDLGQLSYFLGLQTHYHPAGLFLNQHKYAEDLILAAGMADCAPTSTPLPLELQNVKWLEDLFDQPTLFCSLAEKLQYLTLTRLDIQFAVNPFCQRMHAPTVADFSLLKRIIRYIKGTVDYGISFSKNADFTLRTYSDSDYAGCQTTSRSTGGFCTFLGDNLISWSAKRQTSVSRSSTEAEYRCLSDTVAEVNWLKDLLENIGMPLKHAPELYCDNLSAVYLSANPTLHKKTKHFKVHYHYVREQVAEGSMVVYHIPATH; encoded by the coding sequence ATGGCACTTACTGGAAACAATCCTCAACTGATTACTGAGCTTCTACAGTCTCTTAATGAAGAGTTTCATATGAAGGATCTGGGACAGCTCAGCTACTTCCTTGGTCTACAGACTCATTATCACCCTGCAGGTTTGTTTCTAAATCAACATAAGTATGCAGAGGATTTAATCTTGGCGGCTGGCATGGCTGATTGTGCTCCAACATCCACACCACTACCTCTCGAACTCCAAAATGTCAAATGGCTGGAAGACCTTTTTGATCAGCCTACTCTTTTTTGCAGTCTGGCTGAAAAATTGCAATATCTCACTCTTACTCGCCTAGATATACAGTTTGCGGTCAACCCTTTTTGTCAACGTATGCACGCTCCTACTGTTGCTGACTTCAGTCTGCTCAAGCGAATAATTCGCTACATCAAAGGTACTGTCGACTATGGTATCTCCTTCTCAAAGAATGCTGATTTCACCTTAAGAACTTATAGTGACAGTGACTACGCCGGTTGTCAAACTACCAGTCGCTCTACCGGAGGGTTCTGTACTTTTCTCGGAGACAATCTCATTTCCTGGTCTGCAAAACGGCAAACATCAGTTTCTCGCAGCTCcactgaagcagagtatcgtTGTTTGTCAGATACTGTAGCAGAGGTGAATTGGTTAAAGGATCTGCTGGAGAACATTGGCATGCCTCTCAAACATGCTCCTGAATTGTATTGCGACAACCTGTCTGCAGTATATCTCTCAGCAAATCCGACACTTCACAAGAAGACTAAACACTTTAAAGTTCACTATCACTATGTGAGAGAACAGGTTGCAGAGGGATCTATGGTCGTCTATCACATTCCTGCAACTCATTAG